A window of Micromonospora sp. WMMC415 genomic DNA:
CTCCGCCACCGGAACCTCGGCGGCCGGCGACGGCGACCGGCCGGGCCCACCCAGGCCGGCTCGCCCGACGGGCTCCTTGAACACCACGTCGGAGCAGGAGTAGTAGGTGTCCCGCGAGTCGGAGTTCTGCCACACCGTGTAGATCAGGTGCCGCCCGGTCCGCTGCGGCAACCGCCCCGCGAACTGGTACGCCCCGTCCCGCAGTGGCGGGTCGGTCACCCGGACGAACGGCGCCCGCTCCAGGTCCGCCCAGCGCAGCCGCTTCGACGGGTCGTAGTCCGACCGGGTCAGGTAGAGCCGGAAGGTGCCCTCGTGCGGGATGGTCGCCCGGTACCGGAAGGTGAACCGCGCACCGGCGGTCAGCTCCGTCGCCGGCCAGTCGTCCCGGGCCAGGTCCAGTCCCCGGTACGCGGACAGTCCACCGCTGCACAGCTCGCCGTCCGGGATGCGCTCCCGGTCCTTCCCGTCGACCCCGAAGA
This region includes:
- a CDS encoding lytic polysaccharide monooxygenase; translation: MPVRRVVAAALAAVAAVPVVGTPAHAHGAPTSPLSRAAACGPEGGQADSPACQAAIAAGAALREWDNIRVFGVDGKDRERIPDGELCSGGLSAYRGLDLARDDWPATELTAGARFTFRYRATIPHEGTFRLYLTRSDYDPSKRLRWADLERAPFVRVTDPPLRDGAYQFAGRLPQRTGRHLIYTVWQNSDSRDTYYSCSDVVFKEPVGRAGLGGPGRSPSPAAEVPVAEGATKAGPVAVGGGGPAGARTSSESVTDGVPVASVTDLDRAGWPVVGGAGAALTLLLAVVVAARLRRAGAVPVGRRCEVRNHRAGRRREW